A genomic region of Oncorhynchus mykiss isolate Arlee chromosome 16, USDA_OmykA_1.1, whole genome shotgun sequence contains the following coding sequences:
- the LOC110491670 gene encoding synaptic vesicle membrane protein VAT-1 homolog, with protein MSGEEAPARQQQESAEEKTENPPTEEPPSEAAQEGEPSPAEEPADEPAAATPDRAPVAPDEEVFSYRALFLTGYGGYDKVKLQVKKGKPSLKNAEVLVRVKACGLNFAELLGRQGMYELLPSPPVTPGMECSGVIEALGEEVTDRKVGDRVLVLSRHGLWQEVVVVPASNTFIMPESMSFEEAAALPINYLTAYMMLFEMANVRAGQSILIHMAAGGVGIAATQLCQLLEDVTVFGTASASKHETISQGGVTHPIDYRTRDYAEEIRKISPKGLDVVLDPLGGSDTQKAFSLLKPMGTLIVFGAANCVTGQKKNLLAVAKTWYNQFTINTLRLMHANKAVCGFHLGYLSDEEELITQTMTRLLELYTQGKIKPRIDSTYHFEQVGDAMRRMHERNNIGKVILLPEPKKEEEKPESNPEPAETEDKKEEEKDENKMETGTEEVKREEN; from the exons ATGTCTGGCGAAGAGGCACCGGCACGACAGCAGCAAGAATCCGcagaagagaagacagagaacCCACCTACTGAGGAACCTCCATCGGAGGCAGCCCAAGAGGGTGAGCCATCCCCCGCGGAAGAGCCAGCAGACGAGCCTGCGGCGGCGACCCCAGACAGAGCGCCCGTGGCGCCCGATGAGGAAGTTTTCAGCTACCGTGCTTTGTTCCTAACGGGCTATGGAGGCTATGACAAAGTGAAGCTCCAGGTGAAAAAGGGAAAGCCGAGCCTGAAAAACGCAGAGGTGCTGGTGCGGGTCAAGGCGTGTGGTCTGAACTTCGCCGAGTTGTTGGGGAGACAGGGGATGTATGAGCTGCTGCCGTCGCCGCCCGTCACGCCCGGGATGGAATGCTCGGGCGTGATTGAAGCCTTGGGGGAAGAGGTGACGGATAGAAAA GTGGGTGACCGTGTGTTGGTGTTGAGTCGTCACGGTCTGTGGCAGGAGGTGGTGGTTGTGCCTGCTAGCAACACATTCATCATGCCTGAGTCAATGAGCTTCGAGGAAGCGGCGGCCCTCCCCATCAACTACCTGACGGCCTACATGATGCTTTTTGAGATGGCCAACGTCAGGGCCGGACAGAGCATCCTCATCCACATGGCAGCAG GTGGTGTGGGCATCGCTGCCACCCAGCTCTGTCAGTTGCTGGAGGACGTGACCGTGTTTGGAACTGCGTCGGCCAGCAAGCACGAGACCATCAGCCAGGGGGGCGTCACCCACCCCATCGACTACCGTACACGAGATTATGCTGAAGAGATCCGTAAAATCAGCCCCAAGG GATTGGACGTTGTCCTGGACCCTCTGGGAGGCTCAGACACCCAAAAGGCCTTTAGTTTGCTGAAgcccatgggcaccctcatagtgTTTG GTGCAGCCAACTGTGTGACGGGTCAGAAGAAGAACCTATTGGCGGTAGCCAAGACCTGGTACAACCAATTCACCATCAACACCCTGAGGCTGATGCATGCCAACAAGGCTGTGTGTGGCTTCCATCTGGGCTACCTGAGTGACGAGGAGGAGCTCATCACCCAGACCATGACCCGCCTACTGGAACTCTATACCCAGGGCAAGATCAAGCCCCGCATTGACTCCACCTACCACTTTGaacag gtggGTGACGCGATGAGGCGTATGCACGAGCGCAACAACATCGGCAAGGTGATTCTGCTCCCAGAGCCaaagaaagaggaggaaaagCCCGAGTCCAACCCTGAGCCAGCAGAGACAGAGGAcaagaaagaggaggaaaaggaTGAGAATAAGATGGAGACCGGCACAGAAGAGGTCAAGAGAGAGGAGAATTGA
- the LOC110491669 gene encoding uncharacterized protein LOC110491669, with protein MAKEGGTVRVCGLPLDISKNRLIDKLHIHFLRKRNGGGDISSVTVSKTTPGSAFITFEDSEVARRVVEHQNHTLSVNDKQYELSVSLHSKEMDPDELFVDTAVTVDYSKLNGGKTSISDILKNACDIKCTFHVHADLCTFKGRYTDVQILTKCLLRLFNSQTSKDVHSLKAEATKDDKRYNSAQGQTERLQDTDTSGQANGQDLGKCSSRASESNRALLQESYTNDRKGADALYTSYTNHREEAGALHTSYINDIEDAVALEKGTLTEDFSMVIDSDIFRYLRKHCSAEYQNILDRHGVEILDVTTRDITTLYLQLKTGATGRGVERLRRAHGELGWLYQDKEAQLRKEQLVKESFPRLGLQQAFKALTQRFTKLLINEDNSNVYLVGSGSDVSEAKQFLMDTQGTTKEHCQELFHPSGDASLSFVPDTKLRKQRAVRSKEFKMAATFGRTVGSETPKDDETWSSLGDVKAPEDHQTNSFGSGPISGITSQKVEMSSSGPRDLQEDTLFKRYEPSSTASLSGKPPLNLAQNNETRPTKAANFSGFQGYSMDDMDMSVDRAVSTGVVQQSKSISTLRRSNSFSGQVRTKQVRKDSSSAVDLFGKTKGGETTSHPETRQVFSVELVVPTTQWLYIKEVFHILIEEVTSDLQMTEKKALNEVVLHLRGKDPANVWMCQQVLKEQIAKVAEDFSTHELLLTQLGVSDSKNETVEVLCTTVRETWEKVKIIPMPNTKSILIFGPNLDCMEAMSFLKKMLHFGTEGEQTMEERPIDLKKPSSDSASNADINSSAAHQSSASSDKQDQETTSANNIASSGSLEGVSQSDVKKVPVLKLRLGASGPLDEKSFRTISAPYKAERSLRVTEGNYGAAPLPEHSAQRLTGPKPEESQIPSSTELQTQKDHSEGNAGLSCICGTAGASVSWTAGGKAMCPSCVECTKSHAMNPQSATAKHYGASRSNEKQDVKDTEVKASLSCVGGTTGESVSMTACGGALCQNHIPPDCRVRPKSQEGVVGIRGTMTRSEMSISLVGYNKDTTLKITYNIPDGIQGKGHPNPGGSFQGGTFHAFLPLNETTLKLLPCLQRAFHRGLTFNVRVGDTRDCVTWGSIPHKTSIEGGISRNGYPDSRYLKCLAEALRSHGIEEG; from the exons ATGGCGAAGGAGGGTGGAACGGTCCGAGTGTGTGGGTTACCCCTAGATATCAGTAAAAACAGACTGATCGACAAGCTCCACATTCATTTCCTGcggaagaggaatggaggaggggaCATTTCATCTGTCACGGTTTCCAAGACAACGCCTGGCTCTGCCTTCATTACCTTTGAGGACAGTGAAG TGGCTCGGAGAGTGGTTGAACATCAGAATCACACATTATCAGTGAATGACAAGCAATATGAGCTAAGTGTGAGTTTGCACAGCAAAGAAATGGACCCAGATGAG CTCTTTGTGGACACAGCTGTGACAGTGGACTACAGCAAATTGAATGGGGGCAAAACATCGATATCTGACATCCTCAAAAATGCCTGCGACATAAAATGCACCTTTCACGTTCATGCTGACCTCTGCACTTTCAAAGGTCGCTACACAGACGTCCAAATCCTGACCAAGTGTCTGCTGAGACTTTTCAATTCACAGACCTCAAAAGATGTCCATTCCCTTAAAGCTGAGGCCACCAAGGATGACAAAAGATACAACTCTGCTCAAGGACAAACAGAAAGACTGCAGGACACTGACACCTCAGGACAGGCCAACGGACAGGACCTGGGGAAATGTTCCAGTAGAGCCTCTGAAAGTAATCGTGCCCTTCTTCAAGAATCTTACACCAATGATAGAAAGGGGGCGGATGCATTGTACACATCATACACCAATCATAGAGAGGAGGCGGGGGCATTGCATACATCTTACATCAATGACATAGAGGATGCAGTGGCATTAGAGAAGGGAACCTTAACGGAGGACTTCTCAATGGTCATAGACTCAGACATCTTCCGATACCTCCGAAAGCATTGCTCGGCTGAGTACCAGAACATCCTCGACAGGCATGGAGTAGAGATACTGGACGTCACCACCAGGGATATCACCACCCTCTATCTGCAGCTTAAGACTGGGGCCACTGGGCGAGGGGTGGAGCGTCTAAGGCGTGCGCATGGGGAGCTGGGCTGGCTGTACCAAGACAAAGAGGCCCAACTTCGCAAGGAGCAGTTGGTTAAGGAAAGCTTCCCCAGGTTGGGGCTCCAGCAGGCTTTTAAAGCCTTAACGCAGAGATTCACAAAGCTGCTGATCAATGAAGACAACTCCAATGTCTATCTGGTGGGAAGTGGAAGTGACgtgtcggaggccaagcagttccTAATGGACACGCAAGGGACAACAAAGGAGCACTGTCAAGAGTTATTTCACCCCTCGGGAGATGCGTCTCTATCCTTTGTGCCTGACACCAAGCTTAGAAAACAAAGGGCTGTGAGGAGCAAAGAATTCAAAATGGCGGCCACATTTGGGAGAACTGTGGGTTCTGAGACACCTAAAGATGATGAGACTTGGTCCAGCTTGGGTGACGTAAAGGCTCCTGAGGATCACCAGACAAATAGTTTCGGTAGTGGACCAATTTCAGGGATTACGAGTCAGAAGGTTGAAATGTCAAGTTCTGGTCCAAGGGATCTCCAGGAAGACACCCTCTTCAAAAGGTATGAACCATCGTCCACTGCTTCCTTGTCTGGTAAACCCCCTCTGAACTTGgcacaaaacaatgaaaccagaCCCACAAAAGCAGCAAACTTTAGTGGATTCCAGGGCTACTCAATGGATGATATGGACATGTCTGTGGACAGGGCGGTTTCAACTGGCGTAGTCCAACAATCCAAGTCAATTTCCACTCTGAGACGGTCCAACAGTTTCTCAGGGCAGGTTAGGACTAAACAAGTCAGAAAGGACAGCAGCTCAGCTGTAGACCTGTTTGGAAAGACCAAAGGAGGCGAAACTACCAGTCACCCAGAGACTAGGCAAGTCTTCAGTGTAGAGCTGGTGGTGCCCACAACTCAATGGTTATACATAAAGGAGGTTTTCCACATACTGATAGAGGAAGTAACCTCTGACCTGCAGATGACAGAGAAAAAAGCATTAAATGAGGTCGTCCTCCATCTGAGAGGGAAAGATCCAGCCAACGTCTGGATGTGTCAGCAGGTGCTGAAAGAGCAGATTGCCAAGGTAGCCGAGGACTTCTCCACCCATGAGCTGTTGTTAACACAGCTGGGTGTGTCAGACTCGAAGAATGAGACAGTGGAGGTGTTATGCACCACTGTGAGAGAGACATGGGAGAAAGTGAAAATCATTCCAATGCCAAATACTAAGAGCATCTTAATCTTTGGTCCAAACCTGGATTGCATGGAGGCGATGTCATTTCTAAAAAAGATGCTTCATTTTGGGACAGAGGGGGAACAGACCATGGAAGAGAGACCCATTGATCTTAAGAAACCATCTTCTGATTCTGCATCCAACGCTGACATAAACTCCTCAGCAGCACACCAGAGCTCTGCCAGTAGTGACAAACAAGACCAGGAGACCACCTCTGCAAACAACATTGCTTCATCAGGGAGCTTGGAGGGAGTGAGCCAATCAGATGTGAAGAAAGTGCCTGTTTTGAAGCTTCGGTTAGGAGCATCTGGTCCCCTGGATGAAAAGAGTTTCAGGACAATCAGTGCTCCCTATAAAGCAGAGAGGTCACTAAGAGTTACAGAAGGAAATTATGGTGCAGCACCATTACCAGAGCACAGTGCTCAGAGGTTGACAGGGCCAAAGCCTGAGGAAAGCCAGATACCTAGCAGTACGGAACTGCAGACCCAAAAGGACCATAGCGAAGGAAATGCCGGTTTGTCCTGTATATGTGGAACCGCAGGGGCATCTGTATCTTGGACGGCTGGTGGAAAGGCCATGTGCCCATCATGCGTGGAATGTACAAAGTCTCATGCAATGAATCCACAAAGCGCCACCGCCAAACATTACGGGGCAAGCCGGtccaatgagaaacaagatgtgAAAGACACCGAGGTGAAGGCCAGTCTATCTTGTGTAGGTGGAACCACTGGGGAATCTGTGTCTATGACTGCTTGTGGCGGGGCCTTGTGCCAGAATCACATCCCTCCCGACTGTAGAGTACGTCCTAAATCTCAGGAAGGTGTCGTGGGCATCCGAGGGACTATGACCCGCAGTGAGATGTCCATCAGTCTGGTTGGGTACAACAAGGATACAACGCTGAAGATAACCTACAACATTCCTGATGGCATCCAAGGG AAAGGTCATCCAAACCCTGGGGGATCTTTCCAAGGGGGCACGTTCCATGCCTTCCTGCCTCTGAATGAAACGACTCTCAAGCTTCTGCCATGCCTCCAACGTGCCTTTCATCGAGGCCTCACCTTCAACGTGAGAGTAGGGGACACTAGGGATTGTGTGACCTGGGGTAGCATCCCACACAAGACCAGCATCGAGGGAGGGATTTCCAG GAATGGATACCCAGACTCCAGATATCTCAAATGCTTAGCTGAGGCACTGAGGTCTCATGGTATCGAGGAGGGCTGA